Proteins co-encoded in one Xiphophorus hellerii strain 12219 chromosome 10, Xiphophorus_hellerii-4.1, whole genome shotgun sequence genomic window:
- the sec31b gene encoding protein transport protein Sec31A, giving the protein MRLKEIQRTAHQAWSPAGHHPIYLALGTSAQQLDASFNTTAAIEIFEMDFADPSLEMQLKGSLPTTNRLHSIVWVNFGTAEDGTGGRLVGGSENGTLTVYNPEAIISSGAEAVVGESDKHTGPVRALDFNPFQSNLLASGANDSEIYIWDLNNFSSPMTPGAKTQPVEDISVVSWNRQVQHILASANPSGKAVVWDLRKNEPIIKISDHSNRMHCSGMLWHPDVATQLVLASEDDRQPVIQMWDLRFATSPLKVLENHKRGILSISWSQADSELLLSSAKDNRILCWNPNTGEVIYELPTTNQWCFDVQWCPRNPALLSAASFDGRITVYSVMGGSLKAQQQSTADMISSSFDTMDPFGTGQVLPPLQVPQPSVQETIIPPLKKPPKWVRRPVGASFGFGGKLITFENSKLPLVQSPQPVPRQVFVSQVTTETEFLQRSRELQAALKSGSFNNYCQAKIQNATSDAEQDIWKFLLVNFEDEARIKFLKLLGFSKDELERKISKCLGKNFQSNGHGVDAKDLAEKMQRLTTERSDEAAADARTSGSISPADFFSHTPKENSTFQIPVSCDTDGLISQALLVGNFEGAVDLCLNDGRYAEAILLSISGGEDLLKKTQQKYLRRQKSSISMLISSVVTQNWRDIVQNCELDNWKEALAALLTYAHPEDFACFCDTLGNRLEHEGTEKRCLQACLCYICSGNIEKLVECWALHRDCSSPLGLEDLVEKVMMLRKSIERLRNSEVAVQSPVLAEKLTCYAGILAAEGNLSTAMTYLPDNSDQPGIRMLRDRLYHAQGETAAQQQPPSSFNRVGVPTANPTPAAQPPAPKAPIMSQFQPSAPPQVPSQQQPPMPSIFTPQVPLPNPGPGLPSSTHAHPPSSTRPVVRPSYPQHPATAPAFSSHQPFQPQPVSSGGPFSPTGPPMPAANLAGPPLPPSSSTAGGLPPTPSPGVPPMGFVLSTSLPSGMTPPSSQPGAPGPVFPGSFHSQGPAPPMASSSFPPIGAGYPQGGPGAPAAKPFPAPVVAPPPTGPHDGWNDPPAVRTGPRKKKLPDNYTPPAPITAPVMGFPVEAPQPHNHTQVPPGAPQEPNVQLLQQLPAERVEQKEIPSEHMVLKTTFDSLVQRCQLAAGDPQTKRKLDDAGKRLGHLYDKLREQSLSHNILGGLHEISRCVASQNYQRGLEIHTQVVSSSNFSEISAFMPILKVLMTIANKLGV; this is encoded by the exons ATGAGGCTGAAGGAAATTCAGAGGACTGCCCACCAGGCATGGAGTCCTGCCGGACACCATCCGATCTACCTGGCCTTAGGAACATCAGCACAACAGCTTGATGCTTCTTTCAATACCACAGCTGCCATAGAGATATTTGAGATGGATTTTGCTGACCCCTCTCTGGAGATGCAGCTCAAGGGTTCATTACCCACCACAAACAG GTTGCACAGCATTGTATGGGTAAATTTCGGGACGGCGGAAGATGGAACTGGAGGGAGACTCGTTGGTGGAAGCGAAAATGGCACATTGACAGTATATAACCCAGAGGCTATTATAAGTTCTGGAGCAGAGGCAGTCGTTGGGGAGTCTGACAAACACACAGGACCAGTCCGTGCACTTGATTTCAACCCGTTCCAG agTAATCTTCTTGCCTCTGGAGCGAATGACTCTGAGATCTACATCTGGGATCTAAATAACTTCAGCAGCCCAATGACTCCAGGAGCAAAAACACAG CCCGTTGAAGACATCAGTGTTGTGTCGTGGAACAGGCAGGTTCAGCACATCCTGGCTTCTGCTAACCCCAGTGGGAAAGCGGTTGTGTGGGACTTGAGGAAGAATGAGCCCATCATAAAGATCAGTGATCACAGCAACAgg ATGCACTGTTCGGGAATGCTGTGGCACCCTGACGTGGCCACCCAGCTGGTGTTGGCCTCAGAAGATGACCGACAGCCAGTCATCCAGATGTGGGACCTTCGCTTTGCTACGTCACCCCTTAAAGTGCTGGAAAATCACAAACG AGGAATTCTGTCCATTTCATGGAGCCAGGCTGATTCGGAGCTCCTCCTGAGTAGCGCTAAAGACAATAGGATCCTCTGCTGGAATCCAAACACTGGAGAG gtaaTTTATGAGCTTCCAACTACAAACCAGTGGTGCTTTGATGTCCAGTGGTGCCCCAGGAATCCGGCCCTTCTTTCAGCAGCGTCGTTTGATGGGAGAATAACAGTTTACTCTGTGATGGGAGGGAGCTTGAAGGCTCAGCAACAAAGCACAGCTGACATG ATATCCTCTTCATTTGATACCATGGATCCCTTTGGTACGGGACAAGTGCTGCCTCCTCTACAAGTTCCTCAGCCCAGTGTGCAGGAAACCATCATTCCTCCTCTGAAGAAGCCACCTAAATGGGTGCGCAGGCCAGTGGGAGCTTCCTTTGGG tttggtgGAAAGCTGATAACCTTTGAGAACTCAAAGCTTCCTCTGGTGCAAAGCCCCCAGCCTGTCCCCAGACAAGTGTTTGTGAGCCAGGTTACCACAGAGACAGAGTTCCTCCAGCGCTCCAGGGAACTTCAGGCGGCGCTGAAGTCGGGTTCCTTCAACAACTACTGCCAGGCCAAGATTCAGAACGCCACGTCGGATGCAGAACAAGACATATGGAAATTCCTTCTG GTCAACTTTGAGGACGAGGCCCGTATTAAATTCCTTAAACTTTTGGGTTTCAGCAAAGATGAATTGGAGAGAAAG ATTTCAAAATGTCTGGGGAAGAATTTTCAATCCAACGGCCATGGAGTTGATGCCAAAGATCTTGCAGAGAAGATGCAGCGTCTCACAACTGAG AGATcagatgaagctgcagctgatgcTAGAACCTCAGGGTCCATTTCACCAGCAGACTTCTTCAGTCACACTCCAAAGGAAAATTCCACCTTCCAAATCCCTGTATCATGTG ACACTGACGGTTTGATAAGCCAGGCGCTGCTGGTTGGCAACTTTGAGGGAGCCGTGGATTTGTGTCTCAATGATGGTCGCTATGCTGAGGCCATTTTGCTATCCATCAGCGGTGGAGAGGATCTTCTCAAGAAGACACAGCAGAAATACCTAAGAAGGCAAAAAAGCAGCATATCAATG CTTATATCATCAGTGGTGACCCAGAACTGGAGGGACATCGTGCAGAACTGTGAGTTGGACAACTGGAAGGAAGCTCTTGCTGCTCTGCTGACTTACGCTCACCCTGAAGACTTTGCTTGTTTTTGCG ATACCTTGGGAAACCGGCTAGAGCACGAGGGCACAGAGAAGCGCTGCCTGCAAGCCTGTTTGTGTTACATCTGCTCTGGGAACATTGAAAAGCTGGTGGAGTGTTGGGCCTTGCACAGAGACTGCTCTTCCCCTCTTGGGCTAGAG gATCTGGTTGAAAAAGTAATGATGCTACGGAAGTCGATTGAGCGCCTCCGCAACAGTGAGGTGGCAGTGCAGAGCCCTGTGCTGGCTGAGAAGCTGACCTGCTACGCTGGCATCCTGGCTGCAGAGGGCAATTTATCCACTGCCATGACATACCTGCCTGACAACTCAgaccaa CCTGGCATCAGGATGCTGAGAGACCGGCTGTACCATGCTCAGGGAGAGACTGCTGCCCAACAGCAACCTCCAAGCTCCTTCAACAGGGTCGGCGTGCCAACAGCTAACCCCACTCCTGCAGCTCAGCCTCCTGCACCAAAAGCACCAATCATG AGTCAGTTCCAGCCATCTGCTCCACCACAGGTTCCTTCACAACAGCAGCCTCCAATGCCATCAATATTTACTCCTCAAGTTCCTCTACCCAACCCAGGCCCAGGTCTGCCATCATCCACTCATGCACATCCGCCCAGTTCCACCCGCCCAGTTGTAAGGCCTTCCTATCCGCAACATCCTGCTACAGCTCCAG CTTTCTCTTCTCATCAGCCATTCCAGCCTCAGCCCGTTTCCAGTGGTGGTCCCTTCTCTCCCACTGGCCCGCCAATGCCAGCTGCAAACCTAGCAGGGCCTCCACTGCCACCTTCATCCTCCACCGCTGGAGGCCTGCCCCCCACTCCAAGCCCTGGGGTGCCCCCTATGGGATTTGTACTGTCTACCTCTTTACCTTCAGGCATGACGCCGCCCAGCTCGCAACCAGGAGCACCAGGTCCAGTTTTCCCAGGCAGCTTCCACAGCCAAGGCCCAGCACCCCCCATGGCATCTAGTTCCTTCCCTCCTATTGGAGCTGGATATCCCCAAGGAGGCCCTGGAGCTCCTGCAGCAAAGCCCTTCCCAGCCCCTGTAGTTGCTCCCCCTCCTACAG gaCCACATGATGGCTGGAATGATCCACCAGCAGTACGCACTGGACCCAGGAAGAAGAAg CTCCCTGATAACTACACTCCACCAGCCCCCATCACTGCTCCTGTGATGGGTTTCCCAGTGGAGGCCCCACAGCCACACAACCACACCCAAGTCCCACCTGGAGCCCCTCAGGAGCCAAACGTACAG ctcctccagcagctgccaGCAGAGAGAGTGGAGCAGAAAGAGATCCCATCGGAGCACATGGTCCTCAAAACCACCTTTGACAGTTTGGTGCAGCGCTGCCAGCTCGCTGCAGGAGATCCT caaacaaaaaggaagCTTGATGATGCTGGAAAGCGTTTGGGACACTTGTATGACAAGCTGAGAGAGCAGTCG ctctcTCACAACATTCTGGGTGGACTCCATGAAATCAGCCGCTGCGTGGCGAGCCAAAACTACCAGCGGGGCCTGGAGATCCACACTcaggtggtcagcagcagcaACTTCAGCGAGATCTCTGCCTTCATGCCCATCCTCAAAGTGCTCATGACCATCGCCAACAAGCTGGGCGTCTAA
- the scd gene encoding acyl-CoA desaturase, with protein sequence MTGSEPFEKQQQHKSVNGDVCSEAAGEDAFDHTYEEKEGPKPSKILVWRNIILMTLLHLGAVYGLFLIPSASPSTLLWTMTCFLISALGITAGAHRLWSHRTYKASLPLRIFLAFGNSMAFQNDIFEWARDHRVHHKYSETDADPHNAKRGFFFSHIGWLLVRKHPDVIEKGSKLELSDLLGDKVVMFQRRHYKLSVLLTCFFIPTFVPWYFWGEPLWVAYFVPALLRYTLVLNASWLVNSAAHMWGNRPYDQNINPRENRFVTFSAIGEGFHNYHHTFPYDYATSEYGCKLNLTTCFIDFMCFLGLAKDRKRVSREVVLSRIQRTGDGSHRSG encoded by the exons ATGACGGGGTCGGAGCCGTTTGAAAAGCAGCAACAGCACAAGTCGGTCAACGGGGACGTTTGCTCAGAGGCAGCCGGAGAAGATGCGTTTGATCACACCTACGAGGAGAAGGAAGGCCCGAAACCTTCTAAGATCCTTGTCTGGAGAAATATCATCCTCATGACTCTGTTGCATTTAGGAGCAGTTTACGGCTTATTCCTCATCCCTTCTGCATCTCCCTCTACGTTGCTTTGGA CTATGACCTGCTTTCTGATAAGTGCTTTAGGAATTACTGCAGGGGCTCACCGCTTGTGGAGCCACAGGACCTACAAAGCTTCATTACCTCTGAGGATCTTCCTCGCTTTTGGTAATTCCATGGCTTTTCag AACGATATATTCGAATGGGCTCGAGACCACCGGGTTCATCACAAATACTCGGAGACAGACGCAGACCCTCACAACGCCAAAAGGGGCTTCTTCTTCTCCCACATCGGCTGGCTGCTGGTGCGCAAACATCCCGACGTCATCGAGAAGGGGAGCAAGCTGGAGCTGAGCGACCTGCTAGGCGACAAAGTTGTAATGTTTCAGAGGAG GCACTACAAGCTCTCTGTGCTGCTGACGTGCTTCTTTATCCCGACGTTCGTGCCTTGGTACTTCTGGGGCGAGCCCCTGTGGGTGGCGTACTTCGTCCCGGCTCTGCTGAGGTACACCTTGGTGCTGAACGCCTCCTGGCTGGTGAACAGCGCGGCGCACATGTGGGGAAACCGGCCGTACGACCAGAACATCAACCCGAGGGAGAACAGATTTGTCACTTTCAGCGCCATAG GCGAGGGATTTCACAACTACCACCATACGTTCCCTTACGACTACGCCACCAGCGAGTACGGCTGCAAGCTGAACCTCACCACCTGCTTCATCGACTTCATGTGCTTCCTGGGCCTGGCCAAGGACCGCAAGAGGGTGTCCCGCGAGGTGGTCCTGTCCCGGATACAGCGCACCGGAGACGGAAGCCACCGCagtggctaa
- the dnajb12b gene encoding dnaJ homolog subfamily B member 12b isoform X1 gives MEVNRDEAERCIDIAAAALKIHQPEKALRFLEKAQRLFPTEKAQALLDLIARNGFTPRHGGHSDFSDDSGPRQRQVPHEDTKPEEKPSDTLRSYTAEQQEAVRRIKQCKDFYEILGLQKDFSEDELKRSYRKLALKFHPDKNHAPGATEAFKAIGNAYAVLSNANKRRQYDQWGEEGRHPSNSSPENGNFEPDISPEDLFNMFFGGGYPSSNGHVYTNGRMRNQRRERRERPRDGGLAVFVQVMPILILVIVSALSQIMVNSPSYSLSFRPSAGYTQKRLTENLKVPYYVGEQFSKEFTGMNLKNLERSVEDDYISNLRNNCWKEKQQKEGMLYRARYFGDSELYQRAQRARTPSCAKLSEITASLH, from the exons atgGAAGTAAACAGGGACGAGGCGGAGCGCTGCATTGACATTGCTGCCGCAGCTTTAAAGATTCACCAGCCTGAAAAGGCGCTGAGGTTCTTGGAGAAGGCACAGAGACTTTTCCCAACAGAGAAAGCTCAAG CACTGCTGGACCTTATTGCAAGGAATGGCTTCACTCCCAGACATGGCGGCCACTCAGACTTCAGCGACGATTCTGGGCCTCGACAGCGACAGGTCCCACATGAAGACACCAAGCCAGAAGAAAAACCTTCAGACACCCTTAGATCTTacacagcagagcagcaggaggcCGTGAGAAG aataaaacaatgcaaagaCTTCTACGAAATCCTCGGGCTCCAGAAAGATTTCTCTGAGGACGAGCTCAAGAGGTCGTACAGAAAACTGGCTCTGAAATTCCACCCTGACAAGAATCACGCGCCGGGCGCGACAGAAGCATTTAAAG CTATCGGAAATGCCTATGCTGTTCTGAGTAATGCAAACAAAAGAAGACAGTATGATCAGTGGGGAGAAGAGGGAAGGCATCCATCAAATAGCAGCCctgaaaatggaaattttgaGCCAGATATCTCACCTGAAGATCTCTTCAACATGTTCTTTGGAGGAGGTTATCCATCAA GTAATGGTCATGTATACACTAATGGGCGGATGCGTAACCAGAGGCGGGAGAGAAGAGAGCGACCAAGAGAT GGAGGTCTGGCTGTCTTCGTGCAGGTCATGCCCATCCTCATTCTGGTGATTGTGTCGGCTCTCAGTCAGATAATGGTCAACAGCCCCTCCTACAGTCTCAGCTTCAGGCC GTCAGCTGGCTACACGCAGAAGAGGCTGACTGAGAACCTGAAGGTGCCATATTATGTGGGGGAGCAGTTCTCCAAAGAGTTCACGGGCATGAATCTGAAAAATCTGGAGCGCAGCGTGGAGGATGACTACATTTCAAACCTCCGCAACAACTGCTGGAAAGAGAAACAGCAAA AGGAAGGAATGCTCTACAGGGCTCGCTATTTTGGAGACAGTGAGCTGTACCAGAGAGCGCAGCGGGCTCGAACTCCAAGCTGCGCCAAGCTCTCAGAGATCACGGCCTCCTTACATTAA
- the dnajb12b gene encoding dnaJ homolog subfamily B member 12b isoform X2, whose product MEVNRDEAERCIDIAAAALKIHQPEKALRFLEKAQRLFPTEKAQALLDLIARNGFTPRHGGHSDFSDDSGPRQRQVPHEDTKPEEKPSDTLRSYTAEQQEAVRRIKQCKDFYEILGLQKDFSEDELKRSYRKLALKFHPDKNHAPGATEAFKAIGNAYAVLSNANKRRQYDQWGEEGRHPSNSSPENGNFEPDISPEDLFNMFFGGGYPSSNGHVYTNGRMRNQRRERRERPRDGGLAVFVQVMPILILVIVSALSQIMVNSPSYSLSFRPSAGYTQKRLTENLKVPYYVGEQFSKEFTGMNLKNLERSVEDDYISNLRNNCWKEKQQSRASSCIRPG is encoded by the exons atgGAAGTAAACAGGGACGAGGCGGAGCGCTGCATTGACATTGCTGCCGCAGCTTTAAAGATTCACCAGCCTGAAAAGGCGCTGAGGTTCTTGGAGAAGGCACAGAGACTTTTCCCAACAGAGAAAGCTCAAG CACTGCTGGACCTTATTGCAAGGAATGGCTTCACTCCCAGACATGGCGGCCACTCAGACTTCAGCGACGATTCTGGGCCTCGACAGCGACAGGTCCCACATGAAGACACCAAGCCAGAAGAAAAACCTTCAGACACCCTTAGATCTTacacagcagagcagcaggaggcCGTGAGAAG aataaaacaatgcaaagaCTTCTACGAAATCCTCGGGCTCCAGAAAGATTTCTCTGAGGACGAGCTCAAGAGGTCGTACAGAAAACTGGCTCTGAAATTCCACCCTGACAAGAATCACGCGCCGGGCGCGACAGAAGCATTTAAAG CTATCGGAAATGCCTATGCTGTTCTGAGTAATGCAAACAAAAGAAGACAGTATGATCAGTGGGGAGAAGAGGGAAGGCATCCATCAAATAGCAGCCctgaaaatggaaattttgaGCCAGATATCTCACCTGAAGATCTCTTCAACATGTTCTTTGGAGGAGGTTATCCATCAA GTAATGGTCATGTATACACTAATGGGCGGATGCGTAACCAGAGGCGGGAGAGAAGAGAGCGACCAAGAGAT GGAGGTCTGGCTGTCTTCGTGCAGGTCATGCCCATCCTCATTCTGGTGATTGTGTCGGCTCTCAGTCAGATAATGGTCAACAGCCCCTCCTACAGTCTCAGCTTCAGGCC GTCAGCTGGCTACACGCAGAAGAGGCTGACTGAGAACCTGAAGGTGCCATATTATGTGGGGGAGCAGTTCTCCAAAGAGTTCACGGGCATGAATCTGAAAAATCTGGAGCGCAGCGTGGAGGATGACTACATTTCAAACCTCCGCAACAACTGCTGGAAAGAGAAACAGCAAAGTAGGGCTTCTTCTTGCATCAGGCCAGGCTGA